Proteins from a single region of Paraburkholderia sp. PGU19:
- the gsiC gene encoding glutathione ABC transporter permease GsiC, with the protein MLNFLVKRLLGLLPTLVIVAGLVFLFVHMLPGDPARLAAGPEADDATVALVRADLGLDKPMPQQFVNFFMRTAHGDFGISTRSKRPVSAEIGERFMPTLMLTLVSMVWAVIFGMTIGIVSAVWRNKWPDRLGMTIAVSGISFPAFAFGMLLMEVFSVKLGWLPIVGDGSWRSYVLPSITLGAAVAAVMARFTRASFVEVLNEDFVRTARAKGVAEQWVVIKHCLRNAMIPVVTMMGLQFGFLLGGSIVVEVVFNWPGMGRLLVDAVAMRDYPVIQAEVLLFSLEFIVINLVVDVLYAVINPTIRFK; encoded by the coding sequence ATGCTGAATTTTCTCGTCAAACGTCTGCTGGGCCTGCTGCCGACGCTCGTGATCGTCGCCGGCCTCGTGTTCCTGTTCGTGCACATGCTGCCCGGCGACCCGGCACGGCTCGCAGCCGGCCCCGAAGCCGACGATGCAACCGTCGCGCTCGTGCGCGCCGATCTCGGCCTCGACAAGCCTATGCCGCAGCAGTTCGTGAACTTCTTCATGCGCACCGCGCATGGCGACTTTGGCATCTCGACGCGCAGCAAGCGCCCTGTCTCCGCGGAGATCGGCGAGCGCTTCATGCCGACGCTGATGCTCACGCTCGTCAGCATGGTGTGGGCCGTGATCTTCGGCATGACGATCGGCATCGTGTCGGCCGTGTGGCGCAACAAGTGGCCCGACCGGCTCGGCATGACGATCGCCGTGTCGGGCATCTCGTTTCCCGCATTCGCGTTCGGCATGCTGCTGATGGAAGTGTTCTCGGTGAAGCTCGGCTGGCTGCCGATTGTCGGCGACGGCTCGTGGCGCAGCTACGTGCTGCCGTCCATCACGCTCGGCGCGGCTGTCGCGGCCGTGATGGCGCGCTTCACGCGAGCTTCGTTCGTCGAGGTGCTGAACGAGGACTTCGTGCGCACTGCGCGAGCGAAAGGCGTCGCGGAGCAATGGGTCGTCATCAAGCACTGCCTGCGCAACGCGATGATTCCCGTCGTCACGATGATGGGTTTGCAGTTCGGTTTTCTGCTCGGCGGTTCGATCGTCGTCGAAGTGGTGTTCAACTGGCCGGGCATGGGACGCCTGCTGGTGGATGCCGTTGCGATGCGCGATTACCCCGTGATTCAGGCTGAAGTGCTGCTGTTCTCGCTGGAATTCATCGTCATCAATCTGGTCGTCGACGTGCTGTACGCCGTCATCAATCCGACCATCCGTTTCAAGTGA
- the gsiD gene encoding glutathione ABC transporter permease GsiD — MSTTADNSRAVSSTRDESAIRTPWTEFWRKFRKQHVALAAGVFVLLLIVVSIVGPHIVPFDPENYFDYDALNAGPSAAHWFGVDSLGRDIFSRIVAGTRISLAAGFVSVAIGAIVGTFFGLLAGYYEGWWDRITMRVADVLFAFPGILLAIGIVAILGNGMINVIAAVAVFSIPAFARLVRGNTLMLKQLTYIEAARSIGASDWTIIMRHILPGTISSVVVYLTMRIGTSIITAASLSFLGLGAQPPTPEWGAMLNEARADMVTAPHIALFPSLAIFLTVLAFNLLGDGLRDALDPKLDRP; from the coding sequence ATGAGCACGACCGCCGACAACAGCCGCGCCGTCTCGTCCACCCGCGACGAAAGCGCGATCCGCACGCCATGGACCGAGTTCTGGCGCAAGTTCCGCAAGCAGCATGTCGCCCTCGCAGCGGGTGTGTTCGTGTTGCTGCTGATCGTCGTATCGATCGTGGGCCCGCATATCGTTCCGTTCGACCCTGAAAACTATTTCGACTACGACGCGCTGAATGCGGGGCCATCGGCTGCGCACTGGTTCGGTGTCGATTCGCTGGGCCGCGATATCTTCAGCCGCATCGTCGCGGGCACGCGCATTTCGCTTGCGGCGGGCTTCGTGTCGGTGGCGATCGGTGCGATCGTCGGCACGTTCTTCGGTTTGCTCGCAGGCTATTACGAAGGCTGGTGGGACCGCATCACGATGCGCGTCGCCGACGTGCTGTTCGCGTTCCCCGGCATTCTGCTCGCCATCGGCATCGTCGCGATTCTCGGCAACGGCATGATCAACGTGATCGCCGCCGTCGCCGTGTTTAGCATCCCGGCGTTCGCGCGGCTCGTGCGCGGCAACACGCTGATGCTGAAGCAGCTGACGTATATCGAAGCCGCGCGCAGCATCGGTGCGTCGGACTGGACCATCATCATGCGGCATATTCTGCCGGGCACGATTTCGTCGGTAGTCGTGTATCTGACGATGCGCATCGGCACGTCGATCATCACGGCCGCGAGCCTGTCGTTTCTCGGCCTCGGCGCGCAGCCGCCAACGCCCGAGTGGGGCGCGATGCTTAACGAAGCGCGAGCCGACATGGTGACGGCGCCGCATATCGCGCTGTTTCCAAGCCTTGCGATCTTCCTGACCGTGCTCGCGTTCAATCTGCTCGGCGACGGCTTGCGCGATGCGCTCGACCCGAAGCTGGACCGGCCATGA